In Syntrophobacterales bacterium, the DNA window GGACTTTCCGGGTGGGTGAAAAATCTCCCGGACGGCCGAGTGGAGACTGTTTTCGAGGGGAAAAGCGACAAAGCTGAAGCGATGCTTTTGTGGTGTAAAACAGGAACACCGCCCGCCCGCGTCGCTTACATCGAATACACTGAAGAAACTGTGGATGACAGCTTCAGTGGTTTTAAGATTGTCGCTGATTGGCAGCGTTAAGCGCTCAATTTCGAAAATCGCCAATCAGCGACTCTCTGCCAAAGCTTCCCGGAATCCTTCCATAGCTCCCGTAATTGTCGAGTCTTCGACACAATAGGCGATCCGGATATGTCCGGGGCCGTAGAAACCGCTTCCGGGAACAACAAGGATTCTTTTTTCACGCAGGAGATCGGCGAAACGGACATCATCGGCAATCGGCGTTTTGAGAAAAAGGTAGAACGTCCCTTCCGGTTTGCGCAAGGCATATCCGGCAGCGGAAAGGCCGTCGCAGAGCAGATCCCGCTTGCGCCTGTATGACTCCACATCAATCTTCACCCCTTCCAGCCCGGCGATAATGCGCTGCATAAGGGCGGGGGCATTGACAAAACCGAGAATCCGGTTGCAAAGAACAAGCCCTCCGATAACCTCCTTAAGATCATCTATTGCCGGATTCACCGCGATATAGCCGATCCGCTCCCCCGGGATGGAAAGGCTCTTGGAATAAGAGGTGGCGATAAAGCTGGAGTTGTAAGCGGCAAGGATGCTGGGCACCCTGTTTCCGTCATAGACGATTTCCCGGTATGGTTCATCGGAAATGAGAAATATTTCCTGATTGTACTTAGCCCGGCTTTGCCTCAGAATCTCCGCCAGCGCCCGGATAGACGCTTCATCGTAAATCTTTCCGGTGGGATTGTTGGGCGAATTGAGTAAAACGGCTCGGGTTTTTTCGTTTATCGCCTCCCGGATCGCGTCGAGATCCAGAGAAAAATCATCCCGTGTCGGTACGATGCGCAGGGCGCCGCCGGCGTTGTCAACATAAAAGCGGTACTCCATAAAAAACGGCGCGGGGCTGATAACCTCCTCGCCCGGATTGAGGATTGTCTTCAGAATAACGTTCAAGGCCCCGCCGGCGCCGCAGGTCATGATAATTTCCTCGGCTGAAAGACTTGTCCCCTGTGTTGCATTAAGTTCCTTCGCAACGGCCGCGCGTGTCCCGGGATAACCGGCATTCTGCATGTACATGTGCATTCCCAAGCCTTCGGATGAGGCAATATCAAGAAGTCTTTTTTTGAAAGCTTTCGGCGCCTCCAGATTCGGATTGCCCAGACTGAAATCGAAGACATTTTCCTCCCCATATTGCTGCTTCAGCCGGGCTCCCTCCTCAAACATCTTGCGAATAAAGGAGCCCGCTGTCATAAATCCCTGTATTTTTTTTGCTACGGTCATTTTTTTCACCTTTCATTTGAACTACTTTTTGTGCATCATTTCGTTTTTACCTGAATAACGACGACTTGAGTTCCCGCCGTCCTCCTTTGCCTTGTACAGGGCAATATCCACATTGCGGAGCATCATGTCCAGATCGTCCGCGTCCTCCGGATAAACGGCAACGCCGACGCTTGCCGTAATCCTTACAGGAATGTCGCCCAACAAAAAAGGCTTGCTGAAAACATTCAAAAGCTTTGCGGCCAGCAGATCGGCTTGTCTGCACTCACTGACGCCGGCGTAGATGACCATGAACTCGTCTCCCCCCAGACGGGCTATTGTATCGCTCTTGCGCAGACGGCGCAAAAGACGTTCGGCCACTGCCTTCAGCAGTTTGTCGCCCGCCGGATGCCCCATGGTGTCGTTTACGTCCTTGAAGAGATCCAGATCAAACATCATCAGAACGACCATGTTCTTCTCCCGGGCGGAGCGGGCTATGGCCATCTTAAGACGATCCAGAAAAAGGGAACGATTGGGAAGTCCGGTCAATCCGTCGTAATAGGCAAGTTGCAGGATCTCCGCCTCGGTCTTTTTACGAGCGGTTATATCTTCGATTATGCAGTCAAAAAAGAGCGCCTTGCCGCTCTCTTTGTCATATACTGCCTTCGCGGTCATCGCCCCCCACAAGGGAGTGCCGTCTCTTTTACGGAACCGCATCTCATAATCTTTCAAACCGCCCCATTCAAAAATCCGTTGGGCAAAAGTTTCCCTTTCCGCGGGATCAAAATATATTTCCGCCGGGTCGGTCATCAGCGCCTCAGCCTCGCTGGAAAAACCAAACATCCGTAAAATTGCGGGATTGACCATAAGAAAACGGCCGTGCGGCGGCGGCGTAGTCCGGTTTACCGCTACGGGTATATTCTCGATCAACGTCCGGTATCGCTCTTCACTGATCCGGAGCGCTTCCTCTATCTTCTTGCGCTGTGTGATATTGCGCATGGAGCCTATATTGCGGGGGGGTTCGCGATCGTTGCCGGGAAAGTATCGCGCATTCATTGAAATATTGAGCAATGAACCATCCTGGTGCTTGAACAGAATCTCATAATCATAGACCCCGCCTGCGCTGGTTATTCTCTGCAGAAAAACATCCCGATCGGCAGGATTGGCGTAAAGATGAGCAATCGATGTTCCAATCAGTTCCTCTCTTTGCCATCCCAGGACATTTTTTACGGAAGGGGAAATCTCCATGAATGTACCGTCAAGGCTGACTTCGTAATAAACATCCTGAATATTCTCAAATGCCTGGTGGCATTTCTCGGTCTCTAAGAGTAAACGGTCAAGCGAAAATTTGACATCCGTGATATCCCGTAGTGTCTCCACGGCGCCAATAATCTCCCCGCGGCTGTCTTTCGACAGCATCGCCCTTCCCCAGAGATGGCGCTTCATCCCCCGGAGATTCGGCACAACAGCTTCACCGGAGAGCATGACGTCATTTTTCGTGAACAAATAATATTGATTGGAAAAATTGAGTTCAGGATGCAAAACCATATCAATGAGCATCGGTCGTCTTGAGGCATAAAAAGGAAGGGCATACTCGTAATTCCCGCGACCCAGCATCTCCGTGGCCGCAACACCGGTCATCTCTTCCATCGCATGGTTCCAGAGAATTACCCTGCTGTCGCAGTCGATCATAAATGAGGCATCGGGAAGAAAATCAACAAAATCAGGCACGGTCGAACCAATAGGTTCAAGCCATGCATTAACTTGTAAATCCTTGCCTTTTTTCCTGTTCATTGAACGATAGTATCCCTAAAAAACTTTGCGGCAGAGCGATAACCA includes these proteins:
- a CDS encoding pyridoxal phosphate-dependent aminotransferase; translated protein: MTVAKKIQGFMTAGSFIRKMFEEGARLKQQYGEENVFDFSLGNPNLEAPKAFKKRLLDIASSEGLGMHMYMQNAGYPGTRAAVAKELNATQGTSLSAEEIIMTCGAGGALNVILKTILNPGEEVISPAPFFMEYRFYVDNAGGALRIVPTRDDFSLDLDAIREAINEKTRAVLLNSPNNPTGKIYDEASIRALAEILRQSRAKYNQEIFLISDEPYREIVYDGNRVPSILAAYNSSFIATSYSKSLSIPGERIGYIAVNPAIDDLKEVIGGLVLCNRILGFVNAPALMQRIIAGLEGVKIDVESYRRKRDLLCDGLSAAGYALRKPEGTFYLFLKTPIADDVRFADLLREKRILVVPGSGFYGPGHIRIAYCVEDSTITGAMEGFREALAESR
- a CDS encoding acylphosphatase, producing MHAFLDKKRFHVKIAGRVQGVFFRANTVKQALCLGLSGWVKNLPDGRVETVFEGKSDKAEAMLLWCKTGTPPARVAYIEYTEETVDDSFSGFKIVADWQR
- a CDS encoding sensor domain-containing diguanylate cyclase, with protein sequence MNRKKGKDLQVNAWLEPIGSTVPDFVDFLPDASFMIDCDSRVILWNHAMEEMTGVAATEMLGRGNYEYALPFYASRRPMLIDMVLHPELNFSNQYYLFTKNDVMLSGEAVVPNLRGMKRHLWGRAMLSKDSRGEIIGAVETLRDITDVKFSLDRLLLETEKCHQAFENIQDVYYEVSLDGTFMEISPSVKNVLGWQREELIGTSIAHLYANPADRDVFLQRITSAGGVYDYEILFKHQDGSLLNISMNARYFPGNDREPPRNIGSMRNITQRKKIEEALRISEERYRTLIENIPVAVNRTTPPPHGRFLMVNPAILRMFGFSSEAEALMTDPAEIYFDPAERETFAQRIFEWGGLKDYEMRFRKRDGTPLWGAMTAKAVYDKESGKALFFDCIIEDITARKKTEAEILQLAYYDGLTGLPNRSLFLDRLKMAIARSAREKNMVVLMMFDLDLFKDVNDTMGHPAGDKLLKAVAERLLRRLRKSDTIARLGGDEFMVIYAGVSECRQADLLAAKLLNVFSKPFLLGDIPVRITASVGVAVYPEDADDLDMMLRNVDIALYKAKEDGGNSSRRYSGKNEMMHKK